The following coding sequences are from one Nicotiana tabacum cultivar K326 chromosome 1, ASM71507v2, whole genome shotgun sequence window:
- the LOC107788282 gene encoding cryptochrome DASH, chloroplastic/mitochondrial isoform X1, translated as MIKQSFSLTKVTAFSLSQSKHTLFTFHYKFSKTNMHASFSARATPTVKHVPELSPEEMDRVREQTFQKYTSVSGLGERKGKGVAIVWFRNDLRVLDNEALFRAWVSSEAILPVYCVDPTLFGTTHYFGLPKTGALRAQFIIECLTDLKRNLVKRGLDLLIQHGKPEEIIPSLAKAFKAHTVYAHKETCSEEVKVEKLVTRKLQEFVPPSSGGVGNEPRSLNATKLELLWGSTMYHIDDLPFGCESLPDVYTQFRKSVESESRIRNCIRLPASLGPPPEVGDWGCVPQVTELGLQSEKVSKGMKFIGGESAALGRVHDYFWKKDLLKVYKVTRNGMLGPDYSTKFSPWLASGSLSPRFIYEEVKRYEKERQSNDSTYWVLFELIWRDYFRFLSIKQGNLLFHAGGPRKVDINWSQDQTMFDAWRRGQTGYPLIDANMKELATTGFMSNRGRQIVCSFLIRDMGIDWRMGAEWFETCLLDYDPCSNYGNWTYGAGVGNDPREDRYFSIPKQAQNYDPEGEFVAYWLPELRALPREKRHSPGMMYLKPIVALKHGYTKKTGDSKVAFSSRRAKPEDNRRKGHGDRRMY; from the exons ATGATCAAACAATCCTTTTCTTTAACCAAAGtcactgcattttctttaagcCAATCAAAGCACACCCTTTTCACATTCCACTACAAATTCTCCAAAACCAATATGCATGCCTCTTTCAGTGCCAGAGCCACACCCACTGTTAAACATGTTCCAGAGCTAAGCCCTGAAGAAATGGACAGAGTACGTGAACAGACATTTCAAAAATACACTAGTGTTAGTGGTTTGGGTGAGAGGAAAGGTAAAGGGGTTGCAATTGTTTGGTTCAGGAATGACTTGAGAGTGTTGGATAATGAGGCTCTTTTTAGAGCTTGGGTTTCATCTGAAGCAATATTGCCTGTTTATTGTGTTGATCCTACACTTTTTGGGACTACCCATTATTTTGGATTGCCCAAAACTGGAG CTTTAAGGGCACAATTCATCATAGAATGCTTAACCGATTTGAAAAGGAATCTAGTGAAGAGGGGACTTGACCTGTTAATTCAACACGGTAAACCAGAAGAGATTATCCCTTCCCTTGCAAAAGCATTTAAAGCGCACACA GTGTATGCCCACAAGGAAACCTGCAGCGAGGAAGTAAAAGTTGAAAAATTGGTCACAAGAAAATTGCAAGAGTTTGTGCCACCGTCATCTGGTGGAGTAGGCAATGAGCCAAGATCTTTAAATGCTACTAAACTGGAATTATTATGGGGTAGTACTATGTATCATATAGATGATCTTCCATTTGGCTGTGAGAGTTTACCAGATGTGTACACTCAGTTCCGTAAG TCAGTGGAATCCGAATCAAGAATCCGTAATTGCATTAGACTCCCAGCATCACTTGGTCCACCACCAGAGGTTGGAGATTGGGGATGTGTCCCACAAGTTACTGAGCTCGGGCTTCAGTCGGAAAAG GTTTCTAAAGGAATGAAGTTTATTGGCGGTGAAAGTGCTGCACTGGGTAGAGTACATGATTACTTTTGGAAGAAG GATTTATTGAAAGTGTATAAAGTGACACGAAATGGAATGTTAGGACCTGATTATTCTACAAAGTTCTCTCCTTGGCTTGCTTCAGGAAGCCTATCTCCTCGTTTTATATATGAAGAG GTGAAGAGATACGAGAAGGAAAGACAATCAAATGATTCGACATACTG GGTTTTGTTTGAATTGATATGGAGGGATTACTTCAGATTTCTCTCAATCAAGCAAGGAAATTTGCTTTTTCATGCGG GTGGTCCCCGAAAAGTAGATATTAACTGGAGCCAAGACCAAACCATGTTTGATGCCTGGAGACGAGGTCAAACCGG GTATCCTTTAATTGATGCCAACATGAAAGAACTGGCTACTACTGGATTCATGTCAAATCGAGGACGACAG ATTGTGTGTTCTTTTCTTATTCGAGATATGGGCATTGACTGGCGGATGGGAGCTGAATGGTTTGAGACATGCCTCTTGGATTATGATCCTTGCTCCAACTATGGCAACTGGACATATGGAGCAG GTGTTGGCAATGACCCTAGAGAAGACCGTTACTTCAGCATTCCGAAGCAA GCTCAAAACTATGATCCTGAAGGGGAGTTTGTTGCATACTGGTTGCCAGAGTTAAGAGCACTTCCGAGAGAAAAAAGACATTCTCCTGGAATGATGTACTTAAAGCCAATTGTAGCTCTCAAACATGGATACACCAAGAAGACCGGTGATTCGAAAGTGGCATTTTCATCAAGAAGAGCCAAACCGGAAGACAATAGACGAAAGGGACATGGAGATAGGAGAATGTATTAG
- the LOC107788282 gene encoding cryptochrome DASH, chloroplastic/mitochondrial isoform X2 gives MIKQSFSLTKVTAFSLSQSKHTLFTFHYKFSKTNMHASFSARATPTVKHVPELSPEEMDRVREQTFQKYTSVSGLGERKGKGVAIVWFRNDLRVLDNEALFRAWVSSEAILPVYCVDPTLFGTTHYFGLPKTGALRAQFIIECLTDLKRNLVKRGLDLLIQHGKPEEIIPSLAKAFKAHTVYAHKETCSEEVKVEKLVTRKLQEFVPPSSGGVGNEPRSLNATKLELLWGSTMYHIDDLPFGCESLPDVYTQFRKSVESESRIRNCIRLPASLGPPPEVGDWGCVPQVTELGLQSEKVSKGMKFIGGESAALGRVHDYFWKKDLLKVYKVTRNGMLGPDYSTKFSPWLASGSLSPRFIYEERYEKERQSNDSTYWVLFELIWRDYFRFLSIKQGNLLFHAGGPRKVDINWSQDQTMFDAWRRGQTGYPLIDANMKELATTGFMSNRGRQIVCSFLIRDMGIDWRMGAEWFETCLLDYDPCSNYGNWTYGAGVGNDPREDRYFSIPKQAQNYDPEGEFVAYWLPELRALPREKRHSPGMMYLKPIVALKHGYTKKTGDSKVAFSSRRAKPEDNRRKGHGDRRMY, from the exons ATGATCAAACAATCCTTTTCTTTAACCAAAGtcactgcattttctttaagcCAATCAAAGCACACCCTTTTCACATTCCACTACAAATTCTCCAAAACCAATATGCATGCCTCTTTCAGTGCCAGAGCCACACCCACTGTTAAACATGTTCCAGAGCTAAGCCCTGAAGAAATGGACAGAGTACGTGAACAGACATTTCAAAAATACACTAGTGTTAGTGGTTTGGGTGAGAGGAAAGGTAAAGGGGTTGCAATTGTTTGGTTCAGGAATGACTTGAGAGTGTTGGATAATGAGGCTCTTTTTAGAGCTTGGGTTTCATCTGAAGCAATATTGCCTGTTTATTGTGTTGATCCTACACTTTTTGGGACTACCCATTATTTTGGATTGCCCAAAACTGGAG CTTTAAGGGCACAATTCATCATAGAATGCTTAACCGATTTGAAAAGGAATCTAGTGAAGAGGGGACTTGACCTGTTAATTCAACACGGTAAACCAGAAGAGATTATCCCTTCCCTTGCAAAAGCATTTAAAGCGCACACA GTGTATGCCCACAAGGAAACCTGCAGCGAGGAAGTAAAAGTTGAAAAATTGGTCACAAGAAAATTGCAAGAGTTTGTGCCACCGTCATCTGGTGGAGTAGGCAATGAGCCAAGATCTTTAAATGCTACTAAACTGGAATTATTATGGGGTAGTACTATGTATCATATAGATGATCTTCCATTTGGCTGTGAGAGTTTACCAGATGTGTACACTCAGTTCCGTAAG TCAGTGGAATCCGAATCAAGAATCCGTAATTGCATTAGACTCCCAGCATCACTTGGTCCACCACCAGAGGTTGGAGATTGGGGATGTGTCCCACAAGTTACTGAGCTCGGGCTTCAGTCGGAAAAG GTTTCTAAAGGAATGAAGTTTATTGGCGGTGAAAGTGCTGCACTGGGTAGAGTACATGATTACTTTTGGAAGAAG GATTTATTGAAAGTGTATAAAGTGACACGAAATGGAATGTTAGGACCTGATTATTCTACAAAGTTCTCTCCTTGGCTTGCTTCAGGAAGCCTATCTCCTCGTTTTATATATGAAGAG AGATACGAGAAGGAAAGACAATCAAATGATTCGACATACTG GGTTTTGTTTGAATTGATATGGAGGGATTACTTCAGATTTCTCTCAATCAAGCAAGGAAATTTGCTTTTTCATGCGG GTGGTCCCCGAAAAGTAGATATTAACTGGAGCCAAGACCAAACCATGTTTGATGCCTGGAGACGAGGTCAAACCGG GTATCCTTTAATTGATGCCAACATGAAAGAACTGGCTACTACTGGATTCATGTCAAATCGAGGACGACAG ATTGTGTGTTCTTTTCTTATTCGAGATATGGGCATTGACTGGCGGATGGGAGCTGAATGGTTTGAGACATGCCTCTTGGATTATGATCCTTGCTCCAACTATGGCAACTGGACATATGGAGCAG GTGTTGGCAATGACCCTAGAGAAGACCGTTACTTCAGCATTCCGAAGCAA GCTCAAAACTATGATCCTGAAGGGGAGTTTGTTGCATACTGGTTGCCAGAGTTAAGAGCACTTCCGAGAGAAAAAAGACATTCTCCTGGAATGATGTACTTAAAGCCAATTGTAGCTCTCAAACATGGATACACCAAGAAGACCGGTGATTCGAAAGTGGCATTTTCATCAAGAAGAGCCAAACCGGAAGACAATAGACGAAAGGGACATGGAGATAGGAGAATGTATTAG
- the LOC107788281 gene encoding cytochrome P450 71D7-like: MELQSSPFNLISLFLFFSFLFILVKKWNAKIPKLPPGPWRLPFIGSLHHLKGKLPHHNLRDLARKYGPLMYLQLGEIPVVVISSPRVAKAVLKTHDLAFATRPRFMSSDIVFYKSRDISFAPFGDYWRQMRKILTQELLSNKMLKSYSLIRKDELSKLLSSIRLETGSAVNINEKLLWFTSCMTCRLAFGKICNDRDELIMLIREILTLSGGFDVGDLFPSWKLLHNMSNMKARLTNVHHKYDLVMENIINEHQENHAAGIKGNNEFGGEDMIDALLRAKENNELQFPIENDNMKAVILDLFIAGTETSYTAIIWALSELMKHPSVMAKAQAEVRKVFKENENFDENDLDKLPYLKSVIKETLRMHPPVPLLGPRECRDQTEIDGYTVPIKARVMVNAWAIGRDPESWEDPESFKPERFENTSVDLTGNHYQFIPFGSGRRMCPGMSFGLVNTGHPLAQLLYCFDWKLPDKVNANDFRTTETSRVFAASKDDLYLIPTNHREQE; this comes from the exons ATGGAGcttcaatcttctcctttcaatttaatttctttgttcctcttcttttcttttctttttattctagTGAAGAAATGGAATGCCAAAATCCCAAAGTTACCTCCAGGTCCGTGGAGGCTTCCCTTTATTGGAAGCCTCCATCACTTGAAGGGAAAACTTCCACACCATAATCTTAGAGATCTAGCGCGAAAATATGGACCTCTCATGTACTTACAACTCGGAGAAATTCCTGTAGTTGTAATATCTTCGCCACGTGTAGCAAAAGCTGTACTAAAAACTCATGATCTCGCTTTTGCAACTAGACCACGATTCATGTCCTCAGACATTGTGTTTTACAAAAGCAGGGACATCTCTTTTGCCCCATTTGGTGATTACTGGAGACAGATGCGTAAAATATTGACTCAGGAACTCCTGAGTAACAAGATGCTCAAGTCATATAGCTTAATCCGAAAGGATGAGCTCTCGAAGCTCCTCTCATCGATTCGTTTGGAAACAGGTTCTGCAGTGAACATAAATGAAAAGCTTCTCTGGTTTACGAGCTGCATGACCTGTAGATTAGCCTTTGGAAAAATATGCAATGATCGGGATGAGTTGATCATGCTAATTAGGGAGATATTAACATTATCAGGAGGATTTGATGTGGGTGATTTGTTCCCTTCCTGGAAATTACTTCATAATATGAGCAACATGAAAGCTAGGTTGACGAATGTACACCACAAGTATGATTTAGTTATGGAGAACATCATCAATGAGCACCAAGAGAATCATGCAGCAGGGATAAAGGGTAACAACGAGTTTGGTGGCGAAGATATGATCGATGCTCTACTGAGGGCTAAGGAGAATAATGAGCTTCAATTTCCTATCGAAAATGACAACATGAAAGCAGTAATTCTG GACTTGTTTATTGCTGGAACTGAAACTTCATATACTGCAATTATATGGGCACTATCAGAATTGATGAAGCACCCAAGTGTGATGGCCAAGGCACAAGCTGAAGTGAGAAAAGTcttcaaagaaaatgaaaatttcgACGAAAATGATCTTGACAAGTTGCCATACTTAAAATCAGTGATTAAAGAAACACTAAGGATGCACCCTCCAGTTCCTTTGTTAGGGCCTAGAGAATGCAGGGACCAAACAGAGATCGATGGCTACACTGTACCTATTAAAGCTAGAGTTATGGTTAATGCTTGGGCGATAGGAAGAGATCCTGAAAGTTGGGAAGATCCTGAAAGTTTCAAACCGGAGCGATTTGAAAATACTTCTGTTGATCTTACAGGAAATCACTATCAGTTCATTCCTTTCGGTTCAGGAAGAAGAATGTGTCCAGgaatgtcgtttggtttagttaACACAGGGCATCCTTTAGCCCAGTTGCTCTATTGCTTTGACTGGAAACTCCCTGACAAGGTTAATGCAAATGATTTTCGCACTACTGAAACAAGTAGAGTTTTTGCAGCAAGCAAAGATGACCTCTACTTGATTCCCACAAATCACAGGGAGCAAGAATAG